The proteins below are encoded in one region of Balaenoptera acutorostrata chromosome 11, mBalAcu1.1, whole genome shotgun sequence:
- the LOC102999638 gene encoding SUMO-conjugating enzyme UBC9-like: MSGIALSRLAQERKAWRKDHPFGFVAVPTKNPDGTMNLMNWECAIPGKKGTPWEGGLFKLRMLFKDDYPSSPPKCKFEPPLFHPNVYPSGTVCLSILKEDKDWRPAITIKQILLGIQELLNEPNIQDPAQAEAYTIYCQNRVEYEKRVRAQAKKFAPS, from the coding sequence ATGTCGGGGATCGCCCTCAGCAGACTCGCCCAGGAGAGGAAAGCTTGGAGAAAAGACCACCCGTTTGGTTTTGTGGCCGTCCCAACAAAAAATCCCGACGGCACGATGAACCTCATGAACTGGGAGTGCGCCATTCCCGGGAAGAAGGGGACTCCGTGGGAAGGAGGCTTGTTTAAACTACGGATGCTGTTCAAAGACGATTATCCATCCTCACCTCCGAAATGCAAGTTTGAACCACCGTTATTTCATCCGAACGTGTACCCCTCGGGCACAGTGTGCCTGTCCATCCTGAAGGAGGACAAGGACTGGAGGCCGGCCATCACGATTAAGCAGATCTTATTAGGAATACAGGAACTTCTAAATGAACCAAATATCCAAGACCCAGCTCAAGCAGAGGCCTACACGATCTACTGCCAAAACAGAGTGGAATACGAGAAAAGGGTTCGAGCACAAGCCAAGAAGTTTGCTCCCTCATAA